In the Staphylococcus sp. IVB6240 genome, one interval contains:
- a CDS encoding ABC transporter permease subunit (The N-terminal region of this protein, as described by TIGR01726, is a three transmembrane segment that identifies a subfamily of ABC transporter permease subunits, which specificities that include histidine, arginine, glutamine, glutamate, L-cystine (sic), the opines (in Agrobacterium) octopine and nopaline, etc.): MKYIQKLGCIAFVLAILLSTLPLGKPAYAADDKWKKIEERGELRVGLSADYAPMEFERTINGKREYAGIDIELAKKIADDHGLKLTIVNMQFDSLLGALKTGKIDMIISGMTPTSEREKEVDFSDSYMTVKQTVVIRKKDADKYKTLDDLTGKRIGAQKQTTQEELAQTEIKDADVQSLTRLPEVILSLKSNKIDGVVMDSAVADAYLKQNDDLVLSKVEFANSEKQTAVAVPKNSPELLANVNATVAEVNDKNLIDKYAEKAAQAMKEDGSFFAKYGTFFLTGLKNTILISIMGVFFGANFGALFALMKISSIKPLKWLASAYIEFLRGTPLLVQVFLVYFGTTAVLGLDISAFICGTIALVINCSAYIAEIIRAGINAVDKGQMEAARSLGLSYGQTMKTVIMPQAVKNILPALGNEFVTVIKESSIVSVIGVSEIMFNSQVVQGASFDPFTPLLIAAVLYFILTFMLSRVMNFFEGRLSVSD; encoded by the coding sequence ATGAAATATATACAAAAGTTGGGTTGTATCGCATTTGTTTTAGCAATTTTATTATCAACATTACCTCTTGGCAAACCTGCTTACGCTGCGGATGACAAGTGGAAAAAAATAGAAGAGCGTGGGGAGTTGCGTGTCGGCTTATCTGCTGACTACGCACCGATGGAATTTGAACGTACCATAAATGGGAAACGTGAATATGCAGGGATTGATATTGAATTAGCGAAAAAGATTGCTGATGATCACGGTTTAAAATTAACGATTGTGAATATGCAATTTGATAGTTTATTAGGTGCATTGAAAACTGGAAAAATCGATATGATTATTTCAGGTATGACACCGACATCAGAACGTGAAAAAGAAGTTGACTTCTCAGATTCTTATATGACAGTTAAACAAACAGTAGTTATTAGAAAGAAAGATGCAGATAAATACAAAACGTTAGATGATTTAACAGGAAAACGAATTGGTGCGCAAAAACAAACGACTCAAGAAGAATTGGCACAAACAGAAATTAAAGATGCGGATGTACAATCTTTAACACGTCTTCCCGAAGTGATTTTATCTTTGAAGAGTAATAAAATTGATGGTGTTGTCATGGACAGTGCTGTAGCTGATGCATATTTGAAACAAAATGATGACCTTGTCTTATCAAAAGTTGAATTTGCAAATTCTGAAAAACAGACAGCAGTGGCCGTTCCTAAAAATTCACCAGAACTTTTAGCAAATGTAAATGCGACGGTGGCAGAAGTAAATGATAAAAATTTAATTGATAAATATGCAGAAAAAGCAGCTCAAGCCATGAAAGAAGATGGTAGCTTCTTCGCGAAATATGGTACATTCTTTTTGACTGGTTTAAAAAATACAATTTTAATTTCAATTATGGGTGTATTCTTTGGGGCCAACTTTGGTGCATTGTTTGCATTGATGAAGATTAGTAGTATCAAACCACTGAAATGGTTAGCATCTGCATATATTGAATTTTTAAGAGGGACACCGCTTTTAGTACAAGTATTCTTAGTATACTTTGGTACGACTGCAGTCCTTGGTCTTGATATATCAGCATTTATTTGCGGTACGATTGCATTGGTGATTAACTGTTCAGCTTACATCGCTGAAATTATCCGTGCAGGTATTAACGCTGTGGATAAAGGACAAATGGAAGCAGCAAGAAGTTTAGGATTAAGCTATGGTCAAACGATGAAAACAGTTATTATGCCACAAGCTGTAAAAAATATCTTGCCTGCATTAGGGAATGAATTCGTGACTGTTATTAAAGAATCATCAATTGTATCTGTAATTGGTGTGAGTGAAATTATGTTCAACTCACAAGTTGTACAAGGGGCATCTTTTGATCCGTTCACACCGCTATTAATTGCAGCAGTATTGTATTTCATCTTAACATTCATGCTTTCACGTGTAATGAATTTCTTTGAAGGGAGATTGAGCGTCAGTGATTAA
- a CDS encoding phosphoglycerate dehydrogenase, translating to MLVVSLMRLGDEEVVLREQFPDVTFQFFKHPGELPTHVQEEMDVLISYHGAVDEAFIDAAPKLKWIAWYATGVNSLPLEKLQERNIKLTNGKGVHAQQLSEWLFAFILDDYKQLKAAYEEQQSKIYNRKRTGKTLEDTMILFLGTGVIPQRAAQIAKVFGMETIGLNISGRTVDYFDKTYSIDEREAVFNQGDIIVNVLPETKETQSLLQVSDFKAMKDDALFINLGRGSIVSTETLVHVLNEKLIRAAYLDVFEEEPLQPDSPLYELDNVILTSHITGNGTNNKTKATSIFKRNLYAFLNEGELIENEVDLNKGY from the coding sequence ATGTTAGTTGTGAGCTTAATGCGTTTAGGGGATGAGGAAGTGGTATTGCGTGAACAATTTCCCGATGTTACATTCCAATTTTTTAAACATCCTGGTGAATTACCTACACATGTACAGGAAGAAATGGACGTTTTAATTTCATATCATGGTGCCGTGGATGAGGCATTTATTGATGCAGCACCTAAACTTAAATGGATTGCGTGGTATGCAACGGGGGTCAATAGCTTACCATTAGAAAAGCTTCAAGAACGAAATATCAAGCTGACAAATGGGAAAGGTGTCCATGCTCAACAACTTAGCGAATGGTTATTTGCCTTTATATTGGATGATTACAAACAACTTAAAGCTGCATATGAAGAACAGCAAAGTAAAATATATAATAGAAAACGAACAGGTAAAACTTTAGAAGATACAATGATATTATTTTTAGGAACAGGTGTCATCCCACAACGCGCTGCACAAATTGCTAAAGTATTTGGAATGGAGACGATTGGTTTAAACATTTCAGGACGTACTGTTGATTATTTTGATAAAACCTATTCAATAGATGAAAGAGAAGCGGTTTTTAATCAGGGGGATATTATTGTCAACGTCTTACCTGAAACAAAAGAAACACAAAGCTTGTTGCAAGTTTCTGATTTTAAAGCAATGAAAGATGACGCGCTTTTTATTAATTTAGGTAGAGGATCTATTGTTAGCACAGAAACTTTAGTACATGTCTTAAATGAGAAATTGATTCGCGCAGCTTACTTAGATGTATTTGAAGAAGAACCGCTACAACCAGATTCACCACTATACGAACTAGATAACGTGATCTTAACAAGTCATATTACTGGTAATGGAACAAACAATAAAACGAAAGCAACAAGTATATTTAAGCGTAATCTTTACGCTTTTCTCAATGAGGGAGAACTAATTGAGAATGAAGTGGACTTAAATAAGGGATATTAG
- a CDS encoding glutamate-1-semialdehyde 2,1-aminomutase: MDFTKSEQLQQQSNEYILGGVNSPSRSYKAVGGGAPVVMKSAKGAYFYDVDGNQYIDYLQAYGPIITGHAHPHITKAIQEQAALGVLYGTPTELEIEFAKKLREAIPSLEKMRFVNSGTEAVMTTIRVARAYTGRDKIIKFAGCYHGHSDLVLVAAGSGPSQLGSPDSAGVPQSVAQEVITVPFNDIDAFKEAMAHWGDQVAGVLVEPIVGNFGMVEPQPGFLEQVNEVTHEYGGLVIYDEVITAFRFHYGAAQDLLGVYPDLTAFGKIVGGGLPIGGYGGRQDIMEQVAPLGPAYQAGTMAGNPLSMKAGIALLEVLEQPGVYEELDRLGEKLEKGLQASIDKYQVKATINRVKGALTVYFTDEKVTHYEQADQSDGEVFAKFFKLMLNQGINLAPSKYEAWFLTTEHTEEDIDKTLAAADYAFQQL; this comes from the coding sequence ATGGACTTTACTAAAAGTGAACAACTGCAACAACAATCTAACGAATATATTTTAGGTGGTGTAAACTCCCCTTCTAGATCGTATAAAGCAGTGGGCGGTGGTGCACCCGTTGTTATGAAATCTGCAAAAGGTGCTTATTTTTATGATGTCGACGGCAATCAATATATCGACTATCTGCAAGCATATGGCCCAATTATTACGGGACATGCACATCCACATATTACAAAAGCAATTCAAGAACAAGCGGCTCTTGGTGTTTTATATGGTACGCCTACAGAATTAGAAATTGAATTTGCTAAGAAATTACGTGAAGCCATTCCGTCACTTGAAAAAATGCGTTTCGTCAACTCTGGTACAGAGGCTGTAATGACAACAATTCGTGTCGCACGTGCTTACACAGGAAGAGATAAAATCATCAAGTTTGCCGGATGCTATCACGGTCACTCAGACTTAGTATTAGTTGCGGCAGGTAGTGGCCCTTCTCAGTTAGGTTCTCCTGACTCTGCAGGTGTCCCACAAAGTGTTGCCCAAGAAGTCATTACAGTGCCATTCAATGATATTGATGCATTCAAAGAAGCGATGGCACACTGGGGTGATCAAGTAGCAGGTGTTTTAGTTGAACCAATCGTTGGTAACTTTGGTATGGTGGAACCTCAACCTGGCTTCCTAGAACAAGTTAATGAAGTGACACATGAATATGGTGGTCTTGTTATTTATGATGAAGTCATTACAGCTTTCCGTTTCCACTACGGTGCAGCACAAGACTTATTAGGTGTCTACCCTGACCTAACAGCATTTGGTAAAATCGTCGGCGGCGGTTTACCAATCGGTGGCTATGGTGGCCGTCAAGATATTATGGAACAAGTCGCACCACTAGGACCCGCTTATCAAGCTGGAACAATGGCTGGTAATCCACTCTCAATGAAAGCGGGTATCGCTTTACTAGAAGTGCTAGAACAACCGGGTGTTTATGAAGAACTGGACCGCTTAGGTGAAAAGTTAGAAAAAGGCTTACAAGCTTCAATCGATAAATATCAAGTTAAAGCGACAATCAACCGTGTAAAAGGCGCTTTAACAGTCTACTTTACAGACGAAAAAGTGACACACTATGAGCAAGCGGATCAATCTGATGGTGAAGTTTTTGCGAAGTTCTTCAAACTGATGTTGAATCAAGGCATTAATCTAGCCCCTTCAAAATATGAAGCATGGTTCTTAACAACAGAACATACTGAGGAAGATATCGACAAAACATTAGCCGCTGCAGATTACGCTTTTCAACAACTATAA
- a CDS encoding amino acid ABC transporter ATP-binding protein: MIKIHDLHKSFGKNEVLTGINLEVEKGEVVAIIGPSGSGKSTLLRCMNLLETPTKGQVIFEGKDLTAKETNVDKLRQDMGMVFQNFNLFPHKKVIENIILAPGLLKKGDKATLEKQALELLDKVGLKDRADAYPNQLSGGQKQRVAIARALAMNPDVLLFDEPTSALDPEVVGEVLNVMTDLAKEGMTMIVVTHEMGFAKNVSDRVVFMADGVVVEDDTPENIFENPQHQRTQNFLSRVL; encoded by the coding sequence GTGATTAAAATACATGATCTACATAAATCTTTTGGAAAAAATGAAGTTTTGACAGGTATTAATTTGGAAGTTGAAAAAGGGGAAGTTGTAGCAATCATTGGCCCTTCAGGAAGTGGTAAAAGTACATTATTGAGATGTATGAATTTGTTAGAAACACCCACTAAGGGTCAAGTGATATTTGAAGGTAAAGATTTAACAGCTAAAGAAACAAATGTTGATAAATTACGTCAAGATATGGGCATGGTATTCCAAAACTTTAATTTATTCCCACATAAAAAAGTGATTGAAAATATCATTTTAGCACCAGGATTGCTTAAAAAAGGAGACAAAGCAACTTTAGAAAAACAGGCACTAGAACTATTAGATAAAGTTGGACTCAAAGATCGTGCGGATGCTTATCCCAATCAGTTATCTGGGGGACAAAAACAGAGGGTAGCGATTGCGCGTGCACTGGCGATGAACCCGGATGTGTTACTATTCGATGAGCCGACATCAGCACTTGATCCGGAAGTGGTTGGTGAAGTGTTGAACGTTATGACGGATTTGGCTAAAGAAGGTATGACGATGATTGTAGTGACGCATGAAATGGGATTTGCGAAAAATGTCAGTGACAGAGTAGTCTTTATGGCTGATGGTGTTGTTGTAGAGGATGACACACCAGAAAATATTTTTGAAAATCCACAGCATCAACGTACACAGAACTTTTTAAGTCGTGTCCTATAA
- the perR gene encoding peroxide-responsive transcriptional repressor PerR — protein MHAELETQHEHEHQLEESIASLRKAGVRITPQRQAILKFLIKVDTHPTADEIYQSLSPDFPNISVATIYNNLKVFKKIGIVKELTYGDASSRFDFDTHNHYHVICEKCGKIVDFHYPLLSEVEQLAQHVTNFNVSHHRMEIYGICESCQQSEENK, from the coding sequence ATGCATGCAGAATTGGAAACACAACACGAACATGAACATCAATTGGAAGAATCTATTGCTTCATTAAGAAAAGCAGGTGTTCGTATTACACCACAGCGACAAGCGATTCTTAAGTTTCTGATTAAGGTTGATACACATCCAACTGCTGACGAGATTTATCAATCTTTATCACCTGATTTTCCTAATATTAGTGTTGCAACGATATACAATAACTTAAAAGTCTTCAAAAAAATAGGGATTGTCAAAGAGCTTACATATGGTGATGCATCAAGCCGTTTTGATTTCGATACACATAATCATTATCATGTGATATGCGAAAAGTGCGGTAAAATTGTCGACTTTCATTATCCATTATTAAGTGAGGTTGAACAGTTGGCACAACATGTGACGAACTTTAATGTTTCACATCATCGTATGGAAATTTACGGTATTTGTGAGTCTTGCCAACAGTCGGAAGAAAATAAATAA
- the bcp gene encoding thioredoxin-dependent thiol peroxidase, which yields MLQKGMPFPEFTLKNQDGEDVSKEALKGKKAILYFYPRDNTPTCTTEACDFRDNLAYFNDLNVEVYGISGDSQRKHQNFINKHELNFDLLVDEDYQLSEAVGVYQLKKSFGKESMGIVRTTFVLDESGNIIDVIEKVKVKEQIAQLKEILEG from the coding sequence ATGTTACAAAAAGGAATGCCTTTTCCAGAATTTACATTAAAGAATCAAGATGGAGAAGACGTATCAAAAGAAGCATTAAAAGGTAAGAAAGCTATTCTTTATTTTTATCCACGAGACAACACACCGACATGCACAACAGAAGCGTGTGATTTTAGAGATAATTTAGCGTACTTTAATGATTTAAATGTAGAAGTCTATGGTATCAGTGGAGATTCACAACGCAAACATCAAAATTTTATTAATAAGCATGAATTGAATTTTGATTTATTGGTTGATGAAGATTATCAATTATCAGAAGCGGTCGGCGTTTATCAATTAAAAAAATCATTTGGTAAAGAATCTATGGGTATTGTGAGAACGACGTTTGTATTGGATGAATCGGGGAATATTATAGATGTTATTGAAAAAGTGAAGGTAAAAGAACAGATTGCCCAATTAAAAGAAATATTGGAGGGATAG
- a CDS encoding aromatic acid exporter family protein, with product MKLGARILKTGIAIILAVAVASLLPTEAGMVTVAGIAAVVAMQPSVYRTFKTIIDQFQGNIIGALLAVAMVTVFGNNMLIMGATVILLIALLYKLNIAHVATLATVTALIIMGQHDGSFYVSAFYRFTLVMIGVLSSFIVNLTFLPPKFETKIYYNSLHITTDIFKWFKLVLNDATEFNHVKTDLEVLRQRIVNLEQLLEYYKEERPFTKKQRYALTRKKILFKEMVLSTRDAYDVLKRMNRYQNDIAHLSDTFRLQMKLEIDELTQFHEQILISITKKAKFNVPEMSEKIPNPLKKELMDAFQEEVTNHPNQEEYSYRNIIHVISALEEYRYNLEHLNRLSISYFKYHANDPEIDILEEDFDL from the coding sequence TTGAAATTAGGAGCAAGAATTTTAAAAACAGGTATTGCGATTATTTTAGCAGTGGCTGTTGCTTCACTCTTACCGACTGAAGCAGGTATGGTCACGGTGGCGGGAATTGCCGCTGTCGTCGCAATGCAACCAAGTGTTTATCGAACCTTTAAAACGATTATCGACCAGTTTCAAGGGAACATTATTGGTGCCTTATTGGCTGTAGCAATGGTCACGGTCTTTGGTAACAATATGTTAATCATGGGTGCAACGGTCATCTTATTAATCGCCCTACTATACAAATTAAACATTGCACACGTTGCGACATTAGCAACAGTGACTGCTTTGATTATTATGGGACAACATGACGGTTCATTTTATGTATCAGCATTCTATCGATTTACTTTGGTGATGATCGGTGTACTCAGTTCATTTATAGTGAACCTCACATTCCTACCACCAAAGTTTGAAACTAAAATTTACTATAATTCATTGCATATTACGACTGATATTTTTAAGTGGTTTAAACTTGTCCTCAATGATGCAACGGAGTTTAATCATGTTAAGACTGACTTAGAAGTTTTACGACAGCGCATTGTAAACTTAGAGCAATTATTAGAGTATTACAAGGAAGAGCGCCCATTTACTAAAAAACAGCGTTATGCACTTACCAGAAAGAAAATTTTATTTAAAGAAATGGTTCTTTCAACTCGTGATGCATATGATGTGTTGAAGCGTATGAATCGCTATCAGAATGATATAGCACATTTGAGTGATACATTCCGTTTACAAATGAAATTAGAAATTGATGAGTTAACACAATTTCACGAACAGATTTTGATTAGTATTACGAAGAAGGCAAAGTTCAATGTACCAGAAATGTCTGAAAAAATTCCTAATCCTTTAAAAAAAGAGCTAATGGATGCTTTTCAAGAAGAAGTGACAAACCATCCTAATCAAGAGGAATATTCATATCGTAATATTATTCATGTGATTTCTGCATTAGAGGAATATCGATATAACTTGGAACATTTAAATCGTTTAAGCATTAGTTATTTTAAATACCATGCAAATGATCCTGAAATCGACATTTTAGAAGAAGATTTCGATCTATAA
- a CDS encoding PTS transporter subunit IIC, with product MGKTQSSGKQFFNNILNAVGAGVVIALLPNALLGEVLKFFKDGNEALELIYQLVIVIQSFMAFIVGVVAANMFKFSGPGAVFVGTSAMLGSGAVVFENGTIMLQGIGDIINIMIIVMLACAMFMLLRGKFGSLELIILPVVIPVVSGYIGLLILPYVRKVTGTLGSIINSFTELNPLLMSILIAVTFALLMVTPISLVAIATAISLAGLGSGAANMGIVAACVTFLFGSLVVNKAGVNIVLLIGAAKMMIPVYLKHPIIMIPLAINGVVGGLLAYFVDIKGTPMSAGFGYTGLVGPINAFNRMDGDPMMNALLLLFAYFIIPFTVAFFVHQICKKILPGYSNEIYRFELPKQ from the coding sequence GTGGGAAAGACGCAAAGTAGTGGAAAGCAATTTTTTAACAATATATTAAATGCGGTAGGTGCAGGAGTCGTTATTGCACTCTTACCAAATGCGCTTTTAGGAGAAGTATTGAAGTTTTTTAAAGATGGTAATGAAGCTTTAGAATTGATTTACCAACTCGTTATCGTCATTCAATCATTCATGGCATTTATCGTCGGTGTTGTTGCGGCAAATATGTTTAAGTTTTCAGGGCCAGGTGCGGTGTTCGTTGGAACGTCTGCTATGTTAGGATCTGGTGCAGTTGTTTTTGAAAACGGAACAATCATGTTGCAAGGTATTGGTGATATTATCAATATCATGATTATTGTGATGCTTGCCTGTGCGATGTTTATGTTGTTGCGCGGTAAGTTTGGCTCACTTGAATTAATTATTTTGCCAGTTGTGATTCCAGTTGTTTCTGGTTATATTGGGTTACTGATTTTACCATATGTTCGAAAAGTAACAGGAACACTTGGATCAATCATCAATTCATTTACAGAATTAAATCCATTATTGATGAGTATATTGATTGCTGTGACATTTGCATTGTTAATGGTAACGCCAATCTCACTTGTAGCCATTGCAACGGCTATTTCGTTAGCTGGACTTGGTAGTGGTGCTGCTAATATGGGGATTGTTGCAGCATGTGTGACTTTCTTATTTGGTTCATTAGTCGTTAATAAAGCTGGTGTCAATATTGTGTTATTAATTGGTGCTGCCAAAATGATGATTCCTGTTTATTTAAAACATCCAATTATCATGATACCACTTGCAATTAATGGTGTTGTTGGTGGATTATTGGCTTACTTCGTTGATATTAAAGGAACACCTATGTCAGCAGGATTTGGTTATACAGGATTAGTTGGTCCAATCAACGCATTTAACCGTATGGATGGCGACCCGATGATGAATGCCTTACTATTATTATTTGCATACTTCATTATTCCGTTCACCGTAGCATTTTTTGTACATCAAATATGTAAGAAAATCTTACCTGGTTATTCAAATGAGATTTATCGTTTTGAATTACCAAAACAATAA